In a genomic window of Sulfurimonas denitrificans DSM 1251:
- a CDS encoding HsdM family class I SAM-dependent methyltransferase, with protein sequence MALYKLEDHVNDWVKAKLEALNLKNQKDYHTESAIPDYLKEALQGRAKTEKKTNFGKPDFSITKYKQAPIVIENKLGLKKLIEETKDGVKFDEKSISNYAVNGALYYATGMIASGKYHEVIAIGIAGDGDDAIELKVYYVYGSGENSFKLLENVSTLDFLENQKTFDVFYKDAILTEDEKHEILIKSQAELQKYSKSLNKLMHNHNITAPQRVLYVSGMLLSMQNVVDTKGTKIQDGLVPQDLKGVQTESKRDAIQIVNQIKEFLTARNIPIEKQNLMLSSFYEISKDVQRDELEILDKEVSKLIDGKASINKQIFTFIYHNIFLSIDAMAGHLDIMGEMYSEFLKYALGDGKEIGIVLTPPYITKMMTTILGVNQNSKVMDLATGSAGFLISSMEMMIDDAEANYGKETTAAKKKIDIIKKEQLLGVELNAEMFTLAATNMILRGDGSSNIHKGNTFNTPEQLYTSFKANKLLLNPPFSYDENGMPFIAFGLDKMEKGGLGAIIIQDSAGSGKATKSNQAMLKKHTLKASIKMPTDLFQPMAGVQTSIYVLEAHKPHDFEQTVKFIDFRNDGYKRTSRALQEIDEPTKRYADIVKIYKAGKNAKVEAPWNLNEVYIEDFITPSGSDWNFDQHKTIDSKPTLEYFKKTVSDYLSWEVSNILKQRGDKGK encoded by the coding sequence ATGGCACTATATAAACTCGAAGACCATGTCAACGATTGGGTTAAAGCAAAACTTGAAGCACTCAATCTAAAAAATCAAAAAGATTATCATACAGAATCTGCAATTCCTGATTACCTTAAAGAAGCACTGCAAGGACGAGCTAAAACTGAAAAAAAAACCAACTTTGGCAAACCTGATTTTAGCATTACAAAGTATAAACAAGCCCCTATTGTTATTGAAAATAAACTCGGGCTAAAAAAACTCATCGAAGAGACAAAAGATGGTGTCAAATTTGATGAAAAATCTATTAGTAATTATGCTGTTAATGGAGCTTTATACTATGCTACAGGTATGATTGCATCTGGTAAATATCATGAGGTTATCGCTATTGGGATAGCGGGTGATGGAGATGATGCTATAGAGCTAAAAGTTTACTATGTTTATGGTTCTGGTGAAAATTCATTTAAGTTACTAGAAAATGTATCCACATTGGACTTTTTAGAAAATCAAAAAACCTTTGATGTATTTTACAAAGATGCTATCCTAACAGAAGATGAAAAACATGAAATTCTCATCAAATCACAAGCAGAGTTACAAAAATACTCTAAAAGTTTAAATAAACTTATGCACAATCACAATATCACCGCTCCCCAACGAGTACTATATGTATCTGGTATGTTATTATCGATGCAAAATGTTGTAGATACAAAAGGGACTAAAATTCAAGATGGATTAGTTCCCCAAGATTTAAAAGGGGTACAAACAGAGTCTAAGCGTGATGCTATTCAGATTGTAAATCAAATTAAAGAATTTCTAACCGCTCGAAATATTCCAATCGAAAAACAAAACCTTATGTTGTCAAGTTTTTATGAAATTTCAAAAGATGTACAACGGGATGAATTAGAAATATTAGACAAAGAAGTATCAAAACTCATTGATGGAAAAGCGAGTATCAATAAACAGATTTTTACATTCATCTACCACAATATTTTTCTCTCAATTGATGCAATGGCAGGACATCTTGACATCATGGGTGAGATGTATAGTGAGTTTTTAAAATATGCTTTAGGTGATGGTAAAGAGATAGGAATAGTTTTAACTCCCCCTTATATCACTAAAATGATGACCACAATCTTAGGTGTCAATCAAAACAGCAAAGTTATGGATTTAGCAACAGGTTCGGCAGGATTTCTTATCTCTTCTATGGAGATGATGATTGATGATGCAGAAGCTAATTATGGAAAAGAAACAACGGCTGCAAAGAAGAAAATTGATATCATCAAAAAAGAACAATTATTAGGAGTGGAACTTAATGCTGAAATGTTCACTCTTGCAGCTACAAATATGATTTTACGAGGAGATGGAAGTTCAAATATCCATAAAGGCAATACATTCAATACTCCAGAACAACTCTATACTAGTTTTAAAGCAAATAAACTATTACTCAATCCACCATTTAGTTATGATGAAAATGGTATGCCTTTTATAGCTTTTGGTTTGGATAAAATGGAAAAAGGAGGACTTGGAGCTATTATCATCCAAGACTCGGCAGGAAGCGGAAAAGCAACTAAATCAAATCAAGCAATGCTTAAAAAACACACTCTAAAAGCTAGTATCAAAATGCCTACTGATTTATTTCAACCAATGGCAGGAGTGCAAACTAGTATCTATGTTTTAGAAGCACACAAGCCGCACGACTTTGAACAAACAGTAAAATTTATCGACTTTAGAAATGATGGTTACAAAAGAACTAGTCGTGCTTTACAAGAAATAGATGAACCGACAAAGCGATATGCAGATATTGTCAAAATCTACAAAGCAGGGAAAAATGCCAAAGTAGAAGCTCCTTGGAACCTAAATGAGGTCTATATAGAGGACTTTATCACCCCAAGCGGAAGTGACTGGAACTTTGACCAACATAAAACTATCGATAGTAAACCAACACTAGAGTATTTTAAAAAAACGGTGAGTGATTATCTATCTTGGGAAGTGTCAAATATTTTAAAACAAAGAGGTGATAAGGGAAAGTAG
- a CDS encoding restriction endonuclease subunit S, whose amino-acid sequence MKDLFTIKRGKRLTVENRVKGNRPLITAGYENTGVAEFIGNNNQEIFPEDTITIDMFANTFYRNYSYSADDNILVLFDKEKIPSKAKNFIVGLINKVLSTKFSYGKQYRMGSFEETKIQLPIKNGKINFSFMEKFIAELEAEHIAELEAEHIAELEAYLVATGLKDHTLTVKEQQVLDDFENGKITFKEFTYESIFNKIVQGRRLTKNDQISGDIPFVMAGTTNTGVVNYISNPVASFPKNSITIDIFGNTFYRSYNFGAGDDTGVYWSDEKNYSKETMLFFAASMGKSLFGKFDFGKKLRSSQSLNFKMKLPFINKQPNYIIMETFISAIQKLVIKDVVLYADKKIATTKSVVEKEI is encoded by the coding sequence TTGAAGGATTTATTTACAATAAAACGGGGAAAAAGATTAACTGTTGAAAATAGAGTTAAAGGAAATCGTCCATTAATAACTGCTGGTTATGAAAATACTGGGGTTGCTGAATTTATTGGAAATAATAATCAAGAAATATTTCCAGAAGATACAATAACAATTGATATGTTTGCTAATACTTTTTATCGAAATTATAGTTATTCAGCTGATGATAATATTTTGGTTTTATTTGATAAAGAAAAAATTCCATCAAAAGCTAAAAACTTTATTGTTGGTTTGATTAATAAAGTACTTTCTACAAAATTTTCTTATGGTAAACAATATAGAATGGGAAGTTTTGAGGAAACTAAAATCCAACTTCCCATAAAAAATGGGAAGATAAATTTTTCATTTATGGAAAAATTTATAGCGGAGCTAGAAGCGGAGCATATAGCGGAGCTAGAAGCGGAGCATATAGCGGAGCTAGAAGCTTATTTGGTGGCAACTGGACTAAAAGATCATACTTTAACGGTTAAAGAACAACAGGTTTTAGATGATTTTGAAAATGGAAAGATTACATTTAAAGAATTTACTTATGAAAGCATTTTTAATAAAATTGTTCAAGGCAGAAGACTCACAAAAAATGACCAAATTTCAGGCGATATTCCTTTTGTGATGGCTGGAACAACAAATACAGGAGTTGTAAATTATATTTCAAACCCAGTTGCAAGTTTTCCTAAAAATTCAATAACTATAGATATTTTTGGTAATACTTTTTACAGAAGTTATAATTTTGGAGCAGGTGATGATACAGGTGTATATTGGAGTGATGAGAAAAATTATTCAAAAGAAACGATGCTGTTTTTTGCAGCATCAATGGGAAAATCGTTATTTGGAAAATTTGATTTTGGCAAAAAATTAAGAAGTTCACAAAGTTTAAATTTCAAAATGAAACTACCATTTATTAACAAACAGCCAAACTACATAATTATGGAAACCTTCATCTCCGCCATCCAAAAACTGGTTATTAAAGATGTAGTATTGTATGCGGATAAAAAAATAGCTACTACAAAAAGTGTTGTAGAGAAAGAGATATAG
- a CDS encoding PDDEXK nuclease domain-containing protein — MDNLTNDNEYKNFIVDVATKIKQTQVKLAVSVNSGLLHFYFELGGMISQKQQKAKWGAKFIETMAKDIKKEFPELKGFSRTNLFSMKKFYEFYSIDLVQLRVGLIENPQNQLEDILFSIPWRHHIEILNKVDSIGEAVYYIDQTLQNNWSKDTLAINLKSKLFQRDSKGVNNFSNTLPKPLSDLAVQTIKDPYVFDFFSFDKPFIERDIENKLIDNITKFLLELGRGFAFVGKQYHLEIAGFDRYIDLLFYHIDLKCYVVIELKNKKFIPEYAGKLNYYISAVDTMLKKENDNPTIGILLCRDKNNIEAEFALRDINKPMGVSEFELKLTEILPENLRSSLPTIEEFEAGFGDILGDDE; from the coding sequence ATGGATAATCTAACAAACGATAACGAATACAAAAACTTTATAGTAGATGTCGCTACAAAAATCAAACAAACTCAAGTAAAACTTGCAGTTAGTGTAAATAGTGGGTTGCTTCATTTTTATTTTGAACTTGGTGGTATGATTAGCCAAAAGCAACAAAAAGCAAAATGGGGAGCTAAGTTTATTGAAACTATGGCAAAAGATATCAAAAAAGAGTTTCCTGAACTGAAAGGCTTTTCAAGAACCAATCTTTTTAGTATGAAAAAATTCTATGAATTTTACTCCATTGATTTAGTCCAACTCAGAGTTGGACTAATTGAAAATCCTCAAAATCAATTGGAAGATATCCTTTTTTCTATACCATGGCGACACCATATTGAGATACTCAATAAAGTTGATTCTATAGGTGAAGCTGTGTATTATATTGATCAGACCTTGCAAAACAACTGGAGCAAAGATACTTTAGCAATAAATTTAAAATCAAAACTTTTTCAAAGAGATAGTAAAGGGGTCAATAATTTTTCAAATACCTTACCAAAACCACTATCAGACCTTGCAGTCCAAACGATAAAAGACCCTTATGTGTTTGATTTTTTTAGTTTTGATAAGCCTTTTATAGAAAGAGATATAGAAAATAAGCTTATAGACAATATCACAAAATTTTTACTAGAGCTAGGTCGTGGTTTTGCATTTGTAGGGAAGCAGTACCACTTAGAAATCGCAGGGTTTGATAGATATATTGACCTTCTTTTTTATCATATCGACCTTAAGTGCTATGTGGTGATTGAGTTGAAAAACAAAAAGTTTATCCCTGAATATGCTGGAAAATTGAATTATTATATTTCAGCTGTTGATACTATGCTTAAAAAAGAAAATGACAATCCAACAATCGGGATTCTTCTTTGCCGTGACAAAAATAATATAGAAGCAGAATTTGCCCTAAGGGATATAAATAAACCTATGGGTGTAAGTGAATTTGAGCTTAAACTTACAGAGATACTACCTGAAAATTTACGAAGCTCTCTTCCTACTATTGAAGAGTTTGAAGCTGGATTTGGAGATATTTTAGGGGATGATGAGTGA
- the ilvC gene encoding ketol-acid reductoisomerase — translation MALTVYYDKDCNINLIKSKKVAMIGFGSQGHAHAENLRDSGVEVVVGLRKDGSSWAKAEAKGFKVMTVGDASAYADLIMILLPDENQAEIYKDEIEPNLKNGATIAFGHGFNIHYGRIHPRADINVTMIAPKAPGHTVRSEFVRGGGIPDLIAVGQNPSGNTRELALSYASAIGGGRTAIIETTFKDETETDLFGEQAVLCGGAVSLVQAGFETLTEAGYAPELAYFECLHELKLIVDLMFQGGIADMRYSISNTAEYGDYVSGKRVINAESKAAMREILKEIQDGRFAKDFILEGQSGYPRMNAERANAKASLIEQTGVKLRTMMPWIAANKIVDTSKN, via the coding sequence ATGGCATTAACTGTTTACTACGACAAAGATTGTAATATCAATCTAATTAAGAGCAAAAAAGTTGCAATGATTGGATTTGGCTCTCAAGGTCACGCACACGCAGAAAATTTAAGAGATAGCGGTGTTGAAGTTGTTGTTGGTTTAAGAAAAGATGGCTCTAGCTGGGCAAAAGCTGAAGCTAAAGGCTTTAAAGTAATGACTGTTGGTGATGCATCTGCATACGCTGATCTAATTATGATTTTACTTCCAGATGAAAATCAAGCTGAAATTTACAAAGATGAGATTGAGCCAAACCTAAAAAATGGCGCAACTATTGCATTTGGACACGGTTTTAACATCCACTACGGAAGAATTCACCCAAGAGCTGACATCAATGTTACTATGATTGCTCCAAAAGCTCCAGGACACACTGTTCGTTCAGAGTTTGTAAGAGGCGGTGGTATTCCAGATTTAATCGCAGTTGGACAAAATCCAAGTGGAAATACAAGAGAGTTAGCGCTTTCATACGCATCAGCTATCGGTGGTGGTAGAACTGCAATCATCGAGACAACTTTCAAAGATGAGACAGAGACTGACCTTTTTGGAGAGCAAGCTGTTCTTTGTGGTGGTGCAGTTTCTTTAGTTCAAGCTGGATTTGAAACTTTAACTGAAGCTGGTTATGCTCCAGAACTTGCATACTTTGAGTGTCTTCATGAGCTAAAACTTATCGTTGACTTGATGTTCCAAGGTGGAATCGCAGATATGAGATACTCAATCTCTAACACTGCTGAGTATGGTGATTATGTTTCAGGTAAACGTGTTATCAATGCTGAGAGTAAAGCTGCTATGAGAGAGATCTTAAAAGAGATTCAAGATGGTAGATTTGCAAAAGATTTCATCCTTGAAGGTCAATCAGGTTACCCAAGAATGAACGCTGAGCGTGCAAATGCAAAAGCTTCTTTAATCGAGCAAACAGGTGTTAAGCTTCGTACAATGATGCCATGGATTGCAGCAAATAAAATAGTAGATACTTCTAAAAACTAA
- the holA gene encoding DNA polymerase III subunit delta: MYKNELDKHIKNNSLSTSFILFGESTFLIDRYTDILSINEGASVLKFYHDEYNFNSAKAHLSQASLFGDQNILIIKSEKKIPKKELDILIEQCEKGSDNIFVYAYYGSDYTSYAKPLSKTKTMPVRFFHPSHSEAIASVAQIAHEKNVKIDTQAINHLLNIQNSDIALACNEIEKLRVYDRAITTKDIDSLIFGLAQINIDDFIKKILNKRDFKSDLMSLLEHGEDEIRLLTALTSYLTQLYMFNIYIRVNGAPNPIEILGYKPPPHVVEEKATQAIKIKPRQYYKLHELLLESELKMKSSHVDKSAILLSTFIRVQQLL; encoded by the coding sequence GTGTATAAGAACGAACTAGATAAACATATTAAAAACAACTCTCTCTCTACTAGTTTCATACTCTTTGGAGAGAGCACTTTTCTTATAGATAGATACACAGATATTCTCTCCATCAACGAAGGCGCATCTGTTTTAAAGTTTTATCATGATGAGTATAATTTCAACTCTGCAAAGGCTCATCTATCTCAAGCTTCTCTCTTTGGTGATCAAAATATTTTAATCATTAAAAGTGAAAAAAAAATTCCAAAAAAAGAGTTAGATATCTTAATAGAGCAGTGTGAAAAAGGCTCTGATAACATCTTTGTTTATGCATATTATGGAAGCGACTACACCTCTTATGCAAAACCACTCTCAAAAACAAAAACTATGCCTGTTAGATTTTTTCATCCAAGCCATAGCGAAGCTATAGCAAGTGTCGCTCAAATAGCGCATGAAAAAAATGTAAAGATAGACACCCAAGCCATAAACCATCTCTTAAATATACAAAATTCAGATATTGCGCTTGCGTGTAATGAGATAGAAAAGCTTAGGGTTTATGATAGAGCGATAACAACTAAAGATATTGATTCGCTTATTTTTGGACTTGCTCAAATTAATATAGATGATTTTATAAAAAAGATTCTAAACAAGAGAGATTTCAAGAGTGATTTGATGAGCCTTCTTGAGCATGGAGAAGATGAGATACGCCTCTTAACTGCCCTAACTTCTTACCTTACACAACTCTACATGTTTAATATTTACATAAGAGTAAATGGCGCACCAAACCCGATAGAAATCTTAGGATACAAGCCTCCGCCTCATGTAGTTGAAGAAAAAGCAACTCAAGCTATAAAAATCAAACCTAGACAATACTATAAACTTCACGAGCTACTCTTAGAGAGTGAACTAAAGATGAAAAGCTCACATGTAGATAAAAGTGCTATTTTGCTCTCTACTTTTATAAGAGTTCAACAGCTGCTTTAA
- a CDS encoding RNB domain-containing ribonuclease, with protein sequence MMKSLLIKLTHGFDEQDISADELKFVNDFLAKEYITKDGTLYKFNSKYRAGTLGLVQNGTAYLHVIGEYVRDLFIDDVESSKAKEGDLVIAQRLLGKRGSPSAKIVEVLGRAQTYSVAYIITKDAKKSLVDLKTDFPIGVEITQDELESYKDGDVFKINNQDFTIMELLGNIKDPLVDEKIVLAHYNKHDAFEPEVLEIASSFTEVDASKHPLRVDLRKLPFCTIDPVTAKDFDDAIYYDEKESTLYVAIADVSYYVEPFGAIDNEAIYRSFSIYLPHRSIPMLPRELSETLCSLQPHVDRLAYVFEMKLDLETLEVSSSKVYEAIIHSQRRFNYEEVDELFEGNLEPQNPSEIEIFEYIHKLRVITDALKAKRLKIGYNFRSNELEMFLDKNSNISSTSYAEETPSHALIEDCMLLANKEAAKRFTRGIFRIHEPPNQMKLQNLYQELAGIGMFINIKKSIKETITEIQKQAAEMNLVSEVDTLIIQSQMQARYAPINAGHFGLGFDEYTHFTSPIRRYSDLIVHRLLKAISNHDTTEGSYVLRNIESLCMSVSEKEREASTIEVEFMARKFARWAAENIDELFSARVTSTDPFFKAELHDTISGARFYITHNLDAALFDDVKVRIDKVDIAKAKIYASITEIVEKEI encoded by the coding sequence ATGATGAAATCTCTTCTTATTAAGCTCACACATGGCTTTGATGAACAGGATATATCTGCTGATGAGCTTAAATTTGTTAATGATTTTTTAGCAAAAGAGTACATAACAAAAGATGGTACTCTCTACAAATTTAACTCAAAGTATCGTGCTGGAACTCTTGGTCTAGTCCAAAACGGCACTGCATATCTACATGTTATTGGTGAGTATGTTCGTGATCTCTTTATTGATGATGTAGAGAGTTCAAAAGCAAAAGAGGGTGACCTTGTAATAGCCCAAAGACTCCTTGGCAAAAGAGGCTCTCCTAGTGCGAAGATAGTTGAAGTCCTCGGTCGTGCGCAGACGTATAGCGTTGCTTATATCATTACAAAAGATGCAAAAAAATCATTAGTTGATTTAAAGACAGATTTTCCAATCGGCGTAGAAATAACTCAAGATGAGTTAGAGAGCTATAAAGATGGCGACGTTTTTAAAATCAATAATCAAGATTTTACTATTATGGAGCTATTAGGAAACATCAAAGACCCATTAGTTGATGAGAAGATTGTTTTAGCACACTACAACAAACATGATGCTTTTGAGCCTGAGGTATTAGAAATTGCATCCTCATTTACAGAGGTTGACGCTTCAAAGCATCCATTGAGAGTTGATTTAAGAAAACTTCCATTTTGCACGATAGACCCAGTTACTGCAAAAGATTTTGACGACGCAATTTATTATGATGAAAAAGAGAGTACTCTTTATGTTGCAATCGCCGACGTAAGCTACTATGTAGAGCCTTTTGGGGCGATTGACAATGAAGCAATTTACAGAAGTTTCTCCATCTATCTTCCTCATCGCTCTATCCCAATGCTTCCTCGTGAGCTGAGTGAAACACTCTGCTCACTACAGCCACATGTAGATAGACTAGCCTATGTTTTTGAGATGAAACTTGACTTAGAAACACTAGAAGTAAGCAGTTCAAAAGTTTATGAAGCCATTATCCATTCACAAAGAAGATTTAATTATGAAGAGGTTGATGAACTTTTTGAAGGCAACTTAGAGCCTCAAAATCCATCAGAAATTGAGATTTTTGAGTATATCCATAAATTGAGAGTTATTACTGATGCTCTCAAGGCTAAGAGACTAAAAATAGGTTATAACTTCCGCTCAAATGAACTTGAGATGTTCCTTGATAAAAATTCAAATATATCAAGTACTTCTTATGCAGAAGAGACTCCATCACATGCGCTAATTGAGGATTGTATGCTTCTTGCTAACAAAGAGGCTGCAAAGAGATTTACAAGAGGTATTTTTCGTATCCATGAGCCACCAAATCAGATGAAACTGCAAAATCTTTATCAAGAGTTAGCTGGAATTGGCATGTTTATAAATATCAAAAAATCTATAAAAGAAACGATAACAGAGATACAAAAACAAGCCGCCGAGATGAATCTTGTCTCCGAGGTAGATACACTGATTATACAGTCACAAATGCAAGCTAGATATGCACCTATAAATGCTGGACACTTTGGGCTTGGATTTGATGAGTACACACACTTTACTTCACCAATTAGAAGATACTCAGACCTAATCGTTCACAGACTTCTAAAAGCTATCAGTAATCATGATACAACTGAAGGCTCTTATGTTTTAAGAAATATAGAGTCACTCTGTATGAGTGTTAGCGAAAAAGAGAGAGAAGCCTCAACTATAGAGGTTGAATTTATGGCTAGAAAATTTGCTCGTTGGGCGGCGGAAAATATTGATGAACTCTTTAGTGCAAGAGTTACTTCAACTGACCCATTCTTTAAAGCTGAGCTTCATGACACAATCTCTGGTGCAAGATTTTACATCACACATAATCTTGACGCTGCTCTTTTTGATGATGTGAAAGTAAGAATAGACAAAGTAGATATCGCTAAAGCAAAAATCTATGCTTCTATTACAGAAATAGTAGAAAAAGAGATTTAA
- a CDS encoding HDOD domain-containing protein has translation MTDEILKKIKQLPPLPESAMQIEAVYQDPDSTFNDMVKILEKDPLLTADILKAANSPLYGFSREINTINQAVGLFGMGTVRGFALASIVKKSFVLDLSPYNIDGDMFSALSKKQHALVTSWCLRKEAKLLGILSPAAFLVEIGKVLIAQQIISSNSQEKFKEVLNSLGDVEAAEREVTGVDTPEVSATIFEHWRFETGLVETIRNCLNPENAKDDIKKAVQILQVARRAVQINGSITEESIASAKELILKYNLDMESFEKALENI, from the coding sequence ATGACTGATGAGATACTAAAAAAAATAAAACAACTCCCGCCACTCCCAGAGTCTGCTATGCAGATAGAAGCTGTTTATCAGGATCCAGATAGTACTTTTAATGATATGGTAAAAATTTTAGAAAAAGATCCCCTCTTAACAGCAGATATATTAAAAGCCGCTAACTCACCTTTATATGGCTTTAGTCGTGAAATAAACACTATAAATCAGGCAGTTGGTCTCTTTGGCATGGGCACCGTTAGAGGTTTTGCACTAGCTAGTATTGTCAAGAAGAGTTTTGTACTTGATTTATCTCCATATAATATTGATGGTGACATGTTCTCTGCTCTATCTAAAAAGCAACATGCACTTGTTACTTCATGGTGCTTAAGAAAAGAGGCTAAACTTTTAGGTATTCTCTCTCCTGCTGCTTTTTTAGTTGAGATAGGAAAAGTTCTAATCGCACAGCAAATCATATCTTCTAATAGTCAAGAAAAATTTAAAGAAGTACTAAATTCTCTTGGTGATGTTGAAGCAGCAGAGAGAGAAGTTACTGGTGTTGACACTCCAGAGGTAAGTGCTACTATCTTTGAGCATTGGAGATTTGAAACAGGATTGGTTGAGACGATACGAAACTGCCTAAATCCAGAAAATGCAAAAGATGATATTAAAAAAGCAGTACAAATTTTACAAGTTGCTCGCAGAGCAGTCCAGATTAATGGTTCTATCACAGAAGAGAGTATTGCTTCAGCTAAAGAGCTTATACTCAAATATAATCTTGATATGGAAAGTTTTGAAAAAGCTTTAGAGAATATCTGA
- a CDS encoding GreA/GreB family elongation factor, giving the protein MQEPMSIEGYDVLIEEFKFLLEVEKPKTAQEKLVAAALGDRSENADYQAAKEKLRHIDKRLFYLNAMIQKAHIIDPSTLLHTKVSFGSSVRILDLESDKEEVYTICGVLESEPENGLISIHSPLAQVMLGKRVSDEFKIQLPLMKKEYEILEIYYKNIFSLKKNVRKKSDFAFH; this is encoded by the coding sequence ATGCAAGAGCCAATGAGCATAGAGGGATATGATGTCCTAATAGAAGAGTTTAAATTTTTGCTTGAAGTTGAAAAGCCGAAGACAGCGCAAGAAAAGCTTGTTGCTGCGGCACTAGGAGACAGAAGTGAAAATGCAGATTATCAAGCAGCAAAAGAGAAGTTAAGACATATAGACAAGAGATTGTTTTATTTAAATGCAATGATACAAAAAGCCCATATAATAGACCCCTCAACACTCTTACATACAAAAGTTAGTTTTGGAAGCAGTGTTCGGATCTTAGATTTAGAGAGTGATAAAGAGGAAGTCTATACAATCTGTGGAGTCTTAGAATCAGAGCCAGAAAATGGTCTCATTAGCATACACTCTCCATTAGCACAAGTCATGCTTGGAAAGAGAGTTTCTGATGAGTTTAAAATCCAGCTTCCTCTTATGAAAAAAGAGTATGAAATCTTAGAAATTTACTATAAAAATATCTTTTCTCTCAAGAAAAATGTTCGCAAAAAGTCCGATTTTGCTTTTCATTAA